One Lacticaseibacillus rhamnosus genomic window carries:
- a CDS encoding PH domain-containing protein, with protein MNDKPKRLAPIAIPIHWLMSFIAWWPLFVSGGFSILKNDMKPQEFLFWISLVLGILVLTLLWSIVHYLRFTYLVAPDGLTINSGVFIRKINHIPYGRIQTVQRRQWFFLKPLGLEQVSIETAGKESKKAEGMLAAVPTTVADAINRYRQGLTDTPTTSASDPTTEGAQTEVTPAAKTPDAAYKINAHDLNQYALTSLGFIPIITGILWLVQKVQEYLPDSWYKQAEHALTGLAIYLIIALTVIVLVLGFAISYLNILQRYYHFTLDRTGNELQTSRGFFQTNTVSAQLSRVQAVRFKQSVLRQWFHLSTVQALLASSAADDEKNDDLVLMPVIRQRQALTTMQTFISWLPTAAPELEPIPTRHRWYYVRNIVLGNFGLIVLPAILASTLWLHLSWWLWLLPVGLLWLVIVALQGQYAGANAAIGIAAPDQLVIQVGETWTKQRYFVRKKDIQAMSFKQSLWMKPRKMAHLEIHIRKGNNDQSVSSRYMKADLAKRIMSWYQPLP; from the coding sequence ATGAATGACAAACCCAAACGCCTTGCACCCATTGCCATCCCCATTCATTGGCTGATGTCATTTATTGCTTGGTGGCCGCTATTTGTCAGTGGCGGCTTTTCAATCTTGAAGAATGATATGAAGCCCCAAGAATTTTTGTTCTGGATCAGTCTGGTATTAGGCATTTTGGTATTAACGCTGCTTTGGTCCATCGTGCATTATTTGCGCTTTACCTACTTAGTCGCACCAGACGGCTTGACCATCAATAGCGGAGTCTTCATTCGAAAAATCAATCATATCCCATACGGCCGTATTCAAACCGTTCAGCGCCGGCAGTGGTTCTTTTTAAAACCGCTTGGCCTGGAGCAGGTCTCTATTGAAACGGCCGGGAAGGAATCCAAGAAGGCTGAAGGGATGCTGGCCGCCGTTCCGACAACGGTAGCGGATGCCATCAATCGTTATCGGCAAGGGCTTACTGATACACCAACAACTTCGGCTAGTGACCCTACGACTGAGGGCGCGCAAACCGAAGTAACACCGGCGGCAAAAACCCCAGACGCTGCCTACAAAATCAATGCACATGATCTCAATCAATATGCGCTCACTTCGCTTGGGTTCATTCCCATCATTACCGGGATTCTCTGGCTGGTACAAAAGGTTCAAGAATACCTTCCCGATAGCTGGTATAAGCAAGCTGAACACGCGCTAACCGGACTGGCCATTTATCTGATTATTGCCTTAACGGTTATCGTCTTAGTGCTCGGCTTTGCCATTTCTTACCTGAACATTTTGCAGCGCTATTACCACTTCACGCTTGATCGAACCGGTAACGAATTGCAAACCAGTCGTGGCTTTTTCCAGACCAACACCGTCAGTGCCCAACTGTCCCGCGTCCAAGCCGTACGCTTCAAACAAAGCGTGTTACGGCAGTGGTTTCATCTCAGCACGGTTCAGGCACTTCTGGCGTCAAGTGCTGCCGATGATGAAAAAAACGATGATTTGGTTCTGATGCCCGTCATCAGGCAACGACAGGCGTTAACGACCATGCAAACATTCATTAGCTGGTTACCAACCGCCGCCCCTGAATTAGAGCCGATACCGACTCGTCATCGCTGGTACTATGTGCGAAACATCGTGCTAGGTAATTTTGGCCTGATCGTCTTGCCGGCTATCTTAGCCAGTACCTTATGGCTGCATCTTAGCTGGTGGCTGTGGCTCTTGCCGGTTGGCTTGCTGTGGCTTGTCATCGTGGCTTTACAAGGCCAATACGCCGGGGCTAATGCGGCAATCGGCATCGCCGCCCCCGATCAGCTCGTCATCCAAGTGGGTGAGACTTGGACAAAGCAACGTTATTTTGTGCGCAAGAAGGATATTCAAGCCATGAGTTTCAAACAGTCGCTGTGGATGAAACCGCGAAAAATGGCACATCTGGAAATTCACATCCGCAAAGGCAATAACGATCAGAGTGTCAGTTCACGGTACATGAAAGCCGATTTAGCTAAACGCATCATGAGCTGGTACCAACCATTGCCTTAA
- a CDS encoding fructosamine kinase family protein, with translation MLTAAWTKQLPLQHITAITPVGGGDVNQAYRVDTAEKPYFLLVQPGYPASFYAGEIAGLEAFEQADILAPRVIANDTIEGDGYLLLSFLTSGSGSQRDLGHLVAHLHQHHEPSGRFGFDYPYAGTSVSFANDWTDSWADLFIHQRLDKLSAHLRQKGLWQAADQTTFQQVRTIIQKTLNQHHSEASLLHGDLWGGNYMFTADGQPALIDPAALYGDRELDIGVTTVFGGFTQDFYTGYQEVYPLDPGYQFRLEFYRLYYLMVHLDKFGMGYAGSVAAVMDRILDHGLA, from the coding sequence ATGCTAACAGCAGCTTGGACTAAGCAATTACCGTTGCAACACATTACCGCGATCACACCAGTAGGCGGAGGCGATGTCAATCAAGCATATCGGGTTGACACCGCGGAAAAGCCTTATTTTCTACTCGTTCAACCAGGCTATCCGGCCAGTTTCTATGCCGGCGAAATTGCCGGGTTAGAGGCATTTGAGCAGGCAGACATTCTGGCTCCACGGGTGATTGCTAATGACACCATTGAAGGTGATGGCTACCTGCTGCTTAGCTTCCTGACCAGCGGCAGTGGCTCGCAGCGTGATCTCGGTCACTTGGTTGCCCACTTACATCAACACCACGAACCCTCTGGCCGCTTTGGCTTCGACTATCCATATGCCGGCACCAGCGTTTCGTTTGCCAATGACTGGACCGACTCCTGGGCTGACTTATTCATCCATCAACGCCTCGACAAGCTCTCCGCCCATCTGCGTCAAAAAGGCTTGTGGCAAGCAGCCGATCAGACAACTTTTCAACAGGTTCGAACCATCATTCAAAAAACGCTTAATCAGCATCATAGTGAGGCGTCCTTATTGCACGGCGACTTATGGGGTGGCAACTATATGTTCACAGCAGACGGTCAGCCGGCGTTAATTGATCCGGCCGCTTTGTATGGCGACCGCGAACTCGATATCGGCGTGACGACCGTTTTCGGCGGCTTCACCCAAGACTTCTACACGGGCTATCAGGAAGTTTATCCCCTTGATCCCGGCTATCAGTTCAGGCTCGAATTCTACCGGCTGTATTATCTGATGGTTCACCTTGATAAGTTCGGCATGGGCTATGCTGGCAGTGTCGCCGCCGTCATGGACCGCATCTTAGACCACGGTTTGGCATGA
- a CDS encoding amino acid ABC transporter ATP-binding protein: MSQYRVEMKNVHKSFGDNDVVKGVNLNVANNEVVVMIGASGAGKSTVLRMINGLETVTSGEILIDGEDIAHKGTNINKVREKIGMVFQHFNLFPNMSVMGNITLAPIELGIASKEEATQQAKEMLEVVGLTDKADAMPAQLSGGQQQRVAIARALAMHPDIMLFDEPTSALDPEMVGDVLGVMRRLAKQGMTMVIVTHEMGFAKEVADRVVFFDNGTILEQGTPTDIFEHPKEERTKSFLNKVLNA, encoded by the coding sequence ATGAGTCAGTATCGAGTTGAAATGAAAAATGTCCACAAGAGCTTCGGCGATAACGATGTGGTCAAAGGCGTTAATTTAAACGTTGCAAACAATGAAGTTGTTGTCATGATCGGGGCGTCTGGTGCCGGGAAAAGTACCGTTTTGCGGATGATCAATGGTCTTGAAACGGTGACAAGCGGCGAGATCTTGATTGACGGTGAAGACATTGCCCATAAAGGAACGAATATCAATAAAGTTCGCGAAAAAATCGGCATGGTCTTCCAGCATTTTAACCTGTTCCCGAACATGTCGGTCATGGGTAATATTACGTTGGCTCCGATTGAACTAGGCATTGCCAGCAAAGAAGAAGCAACCCAACAAGCTAAGGAGATGCTTGAAGTGGTTGGCTTGACCGATAAGGCAGATGCGATGCCGGCACAGCTTTCCGGTGGCCAACAACAGCGGGTGGCAATTGCCCGGGCATTGGCCATGCATCCGGATATTATGCTGTTCGATGAGCCGACCAGTGCTTTGGATCCGGAAATGGTTGGCGATGTCTTGGGCGTTATGCGCCGACTCGCTAAACAAGGGATGACGATGGTGATCGTTACCCACGAAATGGGCTTTGCTAAAGAAGTTGCCGATCGGGTGGTCTTCTTTGACAACGGTACAATCCTTGAACAAGGGACACCGACAGACATTTTCGAGCATCCAAAAGAGGAGCGTACTAAGAGTTTCTTGAATAAGGTTTTGAATGCCTGA
- a CDS encoding iron-sulfur cluster biosynthesis family protein yields MELNISAQAAARLAPLLRADRVLILDLNDGIGPYSRSYHDPTQAKFSLLILPRRNVPDVFDAHLDSPVGPVLIKSYTCGLFDTKTELTVNGDEFTLLRGKPQLNPKVPLKFV; encoded by the coding sequence ATGGAGCTTAATATATCTGCACAGGCAGCAGCTCGGTTGGCGCCGCTATTACGCGCGGATCGGGTCTTGATTTTAGATTTAAATGATGGCATCGGCCCTTATTCACGGTCGTATCACGATCCAACGCAAGCTAAATTCAGTCTGCTGATATTGCCGCGCCGTAATGTGCCAGATGTATTTGATGCGCACCTTGATTCCCCAGTCGGACCGGTGTTGATTAAGAGTTACACCTGTGGACTTTTTGATACCAAGACCGAGTTGACCGTTAATGGGGATGAATTTACTTTGTTGCGCGGAAAACCGCAACTTAATCCAAAGGTGCCGCTAAAATTCGTCTAG
- a CDS encoding DUF975 family protein, which translates to MDRTALKDQAKAELNPNFSYYLLISLPALLLTGLAAIVPFPTIREAHHGEWQILVKSRLDTVTGSHMNEYLNMWQSILIFVSLLGLLLMIGVGFAMIDGLRGRSDHHFGWRQMFKIFERGEYFLGSLLIGLLQWVWVFLWTLLLIVPGIVKALAYSQAQWLYRDAIDRGQPIGYTEAITQSRQLMDGYKWEFFVLILSFLGWWLLELITFGLAAIWVMPYRTMTFANFYLKLKDKQAA; encoded by the coding sequence ATGGATCGGACAGCATTAAAAGATCAAGCTAAGGCGGAGTTGAATCCCAATTTCAGCTATTATTTACTTATTAGTTTACCGGCGTTGCTTTTGACAGGGTTGGCGGCAATTGTCCCGTTTCCAACGATTCGAGAAGCACATCACGGTGAATGGCAAATACTGGTTAAAAGTCGCCTCGATACAGTCACAGGTAGTCATATGAATGAATACTTGAATATGTGGCAATCAATTCTCATCTTTGTCTCGCTTTTAGGATTACTCTTGATGATTGGCGTCGGCTTTGCCATGATAGATGGGCTGCGCGGCCGCTCGGATCATCATTTTGGTTGGCGGCAGATGTTCAAAATATTTGAACGAGGCGAGTATTTTCTAGGCAGCCTGCTTATTGGTTTATTGCAGTGGGTCTGGGTCTTCCTGTGGACATTGCTACTCATTGTTCCGGGAATCGTCAAAGCCTTGGCATATTCGCAGGCACAGTGGCTTTATCGTGATGCCATTGACCGCGGGCAACCGATTGGCTATACCGAAGCGATTACCCAAAGCCGGCAGCTGATGGACGGTTACAAATGGGAATTTTTCGTCTTGATCCTGAGTTTTCTCGGTTGGTGGCTGCTCGAACTGATTACATTTGGCTTAGCGGCTATTTGGGTCATGCCGTATCGAACCATGACTTTTGCGAATTTCTATCTCAAGTTGAAGGACAAACAAGCAGCATAA
- a CDS encoding AAA family ATPase: MLLTKIEYAPPRHHSDYPFNLPWQADFHELILTRPVTILTGDNGSGKSTLLNAIAANYNAILMSGAALEDDPEYDNSRALARHLKLTWTYRTKAGFFFRADDFISFIRATRGHIKYAQTQLEHLAPQSLERLPYLNTLSAIKHLYQVDLDTLSHGRAFLALFRARLHANALYLLDEPESPLTPENQLSLLALIHAAVANGAQFIISTHSPILMAYPDAQLLALGDTLAPVHYDQIDHITFLRNFLDDPQRFVYHLLND, translated from the coding sequence TTGCTACTCACCAAGATCGAATACGCACCACCACGTCATCACAGCGATTACCCGTTTAATTTGCCTTGGCAAGCCGATTTTCACGAATTAATCCTGACCCGTCCGGTGACCATTTTAACCGGCGACAATGGTAGTGGAAAATCAACGTTGCTCAATGCGATCGCTGCCAATTACAATGCCATCCTCATGAGTGGTGCCGCTTTGGAAGACGACCCTGAGTATGACAATAGCCGCGCCTTGGCCCGCCACCTTAAGCTAACGTGGACATATCGGACCAAAGCCGGCTTTTTCTTTCGCGCCGATGATTTCATTTCATTCATTCGCGCCACCCGCGGCCACATCAAGTACGCGCAAACGCAACTTGAACATCTCGCCCCGCAAAGTTTGGAGCGCCTGCCCTATCTCAATACCCTAAGCGCAATCAAACATTTGTATCAGGTAGATTTAGACACTTTATCCCACGGCCGGGCGTTTCTGGCCTTATTTCGGGCGCGATTGCATGCCAACGCTTTATATTTATTAGACGAGCCAGAATCCCCCTTGACGCCGGAAAATCAGCTCAGCCTGTTAGCCCTGATTCATGCCGCAGTCGCAAATGGTGCACAGTTTATCATCAGTACCCATTCCCCTATCCTGATGGCTTATCCTGACGCCCAACTGCTCGCATTAGGCGACACCTTGGCACCCGTTCACTATGATCAAATCGACCATATCACTTTTCTGCGTAACTTCTTAGATGACCCGCAACGTTTCGTCTATCACCTGCTCAACGACTAA
- a CDS encoding PH domain-containing protein, producing the protein MEQTGQALPATIQRIWRASAAIWALVILIAGLLLIAAWHFWHWSLWLAIGAMGFAILQLIFRLALVPYRYRFWRYNITPTAVFLQKGFFFQKNEAIPIARIQNVTLEAGPLLQWQELQQVNIETASTAHVIDGVTRPVADQLRNQILQLAQEARNE; encoded by the coding sequence ATGGAACAAACAGGACAGGCTTTACCGGCCACCATTCAACGAATCTGGCGTGCCAGTGCCGCAATCTGGGCTTTGGTCATTCTAATTGCCGGCTTACTTTTGATTGCGGCGTGGCATTTTTGGCATTGGTCGCTGTGGTTAGCAATAGGCGCCATGGGATTTGCCATTTTACAATTGATTTTCCGTCTTGCTTTAGTGCCCTATCGCTACCGTTTCTGGCGGTACAACATTACCCCCACAGCCGTTTTCCTACAAAAAGGCTTCTTCTTTCAAAAAAATGAAGCCATTCCGATTGCCCGCATTCAAAATGTGACCTTAGAAGCCGGGCCGCTGCTGCAATGGCAGGAACTTCAGCAAGTCAATATCGAAACGGCCAGCACGGCACATGTTATCGACGGTGTTACTCGACCGGTTGCAGATCAACTGCGAAATCAGATTCTACAACTGGCCCAGGAGGCGCGCAATGAATGA